The nucleotide sequence GAGATGGATGGGAGGTTTCTAGGGGTGGTAATCACATCCCATGCACCTGAGGGGTCTGTTGGTGTCAGAAGTGTTCAGGCATCTGCCAGTCACTGCTTTACATACAAACTGTGCCCATGGTTTATTATACTCCCTCAGTGAGTCATCCCCTGATAGCAGAGTGAAAGCTTTCTAGACTGGGCAGGATCTAAATAAGGTTCATTGTCTTTTGGGAGTCAGAAACATCATGTGGGGTAGTAATTCTTCTGATGAGTAATTGTATTTATATTAAAACAATATTGCAAGAACTGCATATAAATGGTTAATTTTTGTCACTTGTTTCCATTAGGCTGATAATGGCCTCCCAGTGCATCTTAAAGGTGGGGCAAAAGATTCTCTGTTGTATAGAACCACTGCGGGTCTGACACTGTTTGGTAAGGctaatactgaaatatttatgctttGGTACAATTTCCAGTGcactaatattaaaaaattttttCATTGGTACAATCTCCAGATCGTGTTTTCTCTGTAAAGTGATAATGCAATGTCTTCAGTCTCTTCTTTATAACATGCAAAGTTTATGCAGAGAAGCAAAAACTGCATTTAGACATACTGTGTATTCATTTTTGCTTATTTCAGGTTTAGATTTTCATATGGCTTTTTCCCAGACTAAGCACCATGGTCTGAATATTCCTTCAGGTTTTACATATGGTgttagagaaaaacagaactaCTTCATCTATTCTGCAAAGGTGTAAAATGTAATTATAGCAGGTACATGAACCAGTTTTCACACCAGCCTGACTCTTCTTAGTGATAGGTGATACTCAGTATACTGAGTTTTCGTGTGCTGTGAAAACCAGCAGAATTATAACCAAGGTTCATAATActgtatatatataatttttatgtttcttgtTACCTAATTTTGCAATAGCCTCTTAAATGTGTTGGTCAAATGGATTTTCAGTTCAGCTACTTTAAGAATGAGTAACTTATTCATGATTGTGGAGGTTCCACAGACATGCCTCTCcccacttttttcccccatctctttatttttgcagcctgtggaaatgttttaaagttgttttttctctaaaatatgaaatcaccaaaaaaaaatggAGACGTGGCTGTGGAAACGTATTTTGTCTGAATTGCAGctgcttatttttattcttctggaaCAAACTGGAAAGCTGACTTCAAAGGAATTCTGTGTGCTTCtctgaaaatatcttttctgtctcttaatTCAGGAACAATGTATACTGTTTATTATCTGCTTGTCTCTTCAATGCCCAAGAAGCCGAACTGATTCCATTTGAGGATGCCTCAGCGACTAACATCTCTTTGTCCAGTTCCCATGTGACAGTGGTGGCAGCTTATTATAAGCAGCTGGCTTAATGATTGGAATCATACGTTAATTGTAACATGTAAACTGCAATCAATAAAGCAGTTTTTACGTGGTGTAGTGGGTGTCTGGACTGTATCATCTGTTTATGTGTGTGAGCATTTTTGGTCGTAGGGTTGCCAAGCTGGTGAAGAGGTTGCTCTAAACTaaggctgctggcagaggagagccTCAGTCCTTCCTATTCGTCATCTCAGTTTGATGCCAGTGCCAGCCATAGATACCCAGAGCCAGGAAAGGGATTACAGGTCAGCAggagcacctgcagagcagcacagaggactCACAGATATTCCAGCTAGGAAGTCTGTCTCATCAGGGACACAAGAGTGCCCCTGTGGGAATGCAGGCGTCATAGGGAATGAACAGGAGGAGTCAGAGACGTGCTCCTACGTGCAaggctgtgctctcagcagaaTCACAGAGGAGTGATGGGATGGTAGGACTGGCAGGGAGGATG is from Serinus canaria isolate serCan28SL12 chromosome 3, serCan2020, whole genome shotgun sequence and encodes:
- the LOC103819677 gene encoding cytochrome c oxidase subunit 7A2, mitochondrial, which translates into the protein MWRNVQALRQISQRTISTASRRQLENKVSENQKLFQADNGLPVHLKGGAKDSLLYRTTAGLTLFGTMYTVYYLLVSSMPKKPN